The proteins below are encoded in one region of Alistipes communis:
- a CDS encoding GntR family transcriptional regulator: MAYTIKIDLKSQTPVYKQLINSVETAIHNGEYRYGDLLPSMNELSLQLGISKETVKKAYSLMRDRGVISATQGKGFYVSSENSGQNPKILVLFDKLSTYKQVLFSSFSSTIGTRGEITIRLHNQQIDLLEYYIDENLDQFDYYVVTPHFPLDESTQRRAVKALMRIPNRKLILLDRCLDSLPGNYGVVYQDFTNDVYEGLMQALKKLRKQNRLNIITEASSLYYTFIREGAERFCSDHGIPCEFYQAVTPDIVRPQEVYLILNGQLDTELIDLARAAKEKKLKAGRDIGFISYNESPINEIVLNGLTTISTDFRQMGSVAARMILDKQLRKVKCDFRMTRRSTF; this comes from the coding sequence ATGGCATATACCATAAAAATAGACTTGAAATCGCAGACACCCGTCTACAAACAGCTCATCAACAGTGTCGAAACGGCTATCCACAACGGCGAGTACAGATACGGAGACCTGCTGCCGTCGATGAACGAACTTTCGCTTCAACTGGGGATATCGAAGGAAACGGTCAAGAAAGCCTATTCGCTCATGCGCGACAGGGGAGTTATCAGTGCCACGCAGGGAAAGGGCTTTTACGTTTCATCCGAAAACAGCGGGCAAAATCCCAAGATACTGGTGTTGTTCGATAAATTGAGCACCTACAAGCAGGTGCTGTTCAGCTCGTTCTCCTCGACGATCGGAACACGGGGGGAGATCACTATCCGTTTGCACAACCAGCAGATCGACCTGCTCGAATACTATATCGACGAAAACCTCGATCAGTTCGATTATTATGTCGTCACCCCGCACTTTCCGCTCGACGAATCCACGCAGCGGCGTGCGGTCAAGGCGCTGATGCGGATTCCGAACCGCAAGCTCATCCTGCTCGACCGGTGCCTCGATTCGCTTCCCGGCAACTACGGTGTCGTATATCAGGACTTTACCAATGACGTCTACGAAGGGTTGATGCAGGCGCTGAAAAAACTCCGGAAACAGAACAGGCTCAATATCATCACCGAAGCGTCGAGTCTCTATTATACGTTCATTCGCGAGGGGGCGGAACGGTTTTGCTCCGATCACGGCATTCCGTGCGAGTTCTATCAGGCCGTAACCCCCGATATCGTCCGTCCCCAGGAAGTCTACCTCATCCTCAACGGACAGCTCGATACGGAGCTCATTGATCTGGCGCGTGCCGCGAAGGAGAAGAAACTCAAAGCCGGACGCGATATCGGTTTCATCTCCTACAACGAATCGCCGATCAACGAGATCGTATTGAACGGACTGACTACCATTTCCACCGATTTCCGACAAATGGGAAGTGTAGCGGCGCGAATGATTCTCGACAAACAACTTCGCAAGGTGAAATGCGATTTTAGAATGACGCGGCGCAGCACGTTCTGA